The Oncorhynchus nerka isolate Pitt River linkage group LG24, Oner_Uvic_2.0, whole genome shotgun sequence genome has a window encoding:
- the atg4c gene encoding cysteine protease ATG4C, translated as MENKGTDEVEKLKTKFLSAWHNVKYSWALKSKTYFSRNSPVFLLGKCYHFKADDEDSPTESCSTEVCDAPPATGGDNVEAFRRDFASRVWLTYREEFPALPGSSLTSDCGWGCMLRAGQMMLAQALILHFLGRDWTWSEALALQPLDTETWTTSAAKRLVASLEASLQGERPSRPGPMLHAPGAPGRVEEADIHQREVYHRTLVSWLGDSPQAQLGVHRLVELGLVSGKRAGDWYGPAVVAHILRKAVEEATDPGLSGITAYVSQDCTVYSADVIDSHQSCVAGGADALPLTDSRAVIIFIPVRLGGEKTNPEYFSFVKSILSLEYCIGIIGGKPKQACYFVGFQDDSLIYMDPHYCQSFVDVSTNHFPLQSYHCPSPKKMPFSKMDPSCTIGFYSRSVQDYQTISHELSKVLLPSANEKYPAFTFMQGHGRDYNLSAELTPEKREWPFICDPQRAAATAGDFVLL; from the exons ATGGAGAATAAAGGGACTGATGAGGTGGAGAAATTGAAGACAAAGTTCTTGTCAGCATGGCACAATGTGAAGTACA GTTGGGCTTTGAAGTCAAAAACCTACTTTAGCAGAAATTCCCCAGTGTTCCTCCTGGGGAAATGCTACCATTTTAAGGCTGACG ATGAGGATAGCCCAACAGAGAGCTGCAGCACTGAGGTCTGTGATGCACCCCCCGCCACAGGGGGTGACAACGTGGAGGCTTTCCGGAGGGACTTTGCGTCCCGTGTGTGGTTGACCTACAGAGAGGAGTTCCCTGCCCTGCCAGGCTCCTCCCTAACCTCTGACTGTGGCTGGGGCTGTATGCTAAGGGCGGGACAAATGATGCTGGCTCAGGCCCTCATACTACACTTCCTGGGCAGAG ACTGGACATGGTCGGAGGCGTTGGCCCTCCAGCCTCTGGACACAGAGACCTGGACCACCAGTGCAGCCAAGCGTCTTGTGGCCAGCCTGGAGGCCTCACTGCAGGGAGAGAGGCCCTCACGCCCAGGACCAATGCTTCATGCTCCAGGGGCCCCTGGAAGAGTGGAGGAGGCTGACATCCACCAGAGGGAGGTCTACCACCgtaccctggtgtcctggcttgGGGACAGCCCTCAGGCACAGCTGGGTGTCCACAGACTGGTGGAGTTAGGCCTGGTGTCTGGGAAACGGGCAGGGGACTGGTATGGCCCTGCAGTGGTGGCACACATCCTGAG AAAAGCTGTAGAGGAGGCAACAGACCCTGGGCTGTCGGGCATAACTGCTTATGTCTCCCAGGACTGTACAG TTTACAGTGCTGATGTCATCGATAGCCACCAGTCGTGTGTGGCTGGGGGAGCAGATGCCCTGCCCCTTACTGACAGCCGGGCGGTCATCATCTTTATCCCAGTCCGACTGGGGGGAGAGAAGACCAACCCAGAGTACTTCAGCTTTGTCAAG AGCATATTGAGTCTGGAGTACTGTATTGGTATCATCGGGGGCAAGCCCAAACAGGCCTGCTACTTCGTGGGCTTTCAAG ATGACAGCTTGATTTACATGGACCCTCATTACTGTCAGTCTTTTGTGGATGTCAGCACTAACCATTTCCCTCTTCAG TCGTATCATTGCCCGTCGCCAAAGAAGATGCCTTTCAGTAAGATGGACCCCAGTTGTACCATAGGCTTTTACTCTAGAAGTGTCCAGGACTACCAGACAATCAGCCACGAACTGTCCAAG GTGTTGCTGCCGTCAGCGAATGAGAAATACCCAGCATTCACTTTCATGCAAGGTCACGGAAGAGATTACAACCTTTCGGCGGAGTTGACCCCGGAGAAGAGGGAATGGCCGTTTATCTGTGACCCACAGAGAGCAGCCGCTACCGCTGGAGACTTTGTGCTGCTCTGA
- the angptl3 gene encoding angiopoietin-related protein 3, whose amino-acid sequence MKLFCLLFLVGLSVAQAAPRDSSRVYPTMPSQLQPQTQPPAEAKSRFAMLDDVRLLANGLLQLGQSLRDFVHKTKAQINDIFQKLTNFDRSFYQLSVVTSEIKEEEEELKKTTTFLKANNEEIRNLSLEINAKINSILQERSLLQSQVGGLEEKLKGLSESMMPGEQLSEIKSLKDVIDVQESTITDLLKAVKEQHDQLNQQKTKIKTLEEKISIDHFQDATDKAMGSDSEIPDMFEYLTGNSTGEDTDLPVDCSDLYNRGERNSGVYPIKPNQSEPFNVYCELTSGGSTVIQRREEGSVDFDQTWEKYEKGFGDLEREFWLGLIKIHSLAGQGDSILRIELEDWKEDRRSVEYQFTMEGAQAHYTLHLTHLSGDLPNAMGNHTRFSTKDRDNHQDSNCAKNYTGGWWFNACGDTNLNGRYMWLRSKGRSMRKKGIQWKPLGISYSLKTTKISIRHV is encoded by the exons ATGAAGCTCTTCTGCCTCCTGTTcctggttggtctgtctgtagCCCAGGCAGCTCCTCGGGACTCTTCCAGGGTCTATCCCACCATGCCCTCTCAACTCCAGCCCCAGACTCAGCCTCCAGCTGAGGCCAAGTCCCGCTTCGCTATGCTGGACGATGTCCGTCTCCTGGCCAACGGTTTGCTCCAGCTGGGTCAGAGCCTCAGGGATTTTGTTCACAAGACGAAGGCCCAGATTAACGACATCTTCCAGAAGCTGACCAACTTCGATCGCTCCTTTTACCAGCTCTCCGTGGTCACCTCAGAGAtcaaggaggaagaggaagagctgaaGAAGACCACCACGTTCCTGAAGGCTAACAACGAGGAGATCCGGAACCTGTCACTGGAGATCAACGCCAAGATCAACAGTATTCTGCAGGAGAGGAGCTTGCTGCAGAGTCAAGTAGGGGGGTTGGAGGAGAAGCTGAAGGGACTGTCTGAGAGCATGATGCCGGGAGAGCAGCTCAGTGAGATCAAGTCACTCAAG GATGTGATTGATGTTCAGGAGAGCACCATCACTGACCTGCTGAAAGCTGTGAAGGAGCAGCATGATCAGCTCAACCAACAGAAGACTAAGATCAAGACTCTGGAGGAAAAG ATCAGCATCGATCATTTCCAAGACGCGACTGACAAAGCAATGGGTTCCGACTCAGAGATCCCAGACATGTTTGAGTACCTGACAGGCAACTCCACTGGTGAGGACACAGACCTACCCGTGGACTGCAGTGATCTttataacagaggagagaggaacagcgGGGTGTACCCCATCAAGCCAAATCAGTCAGAGCCTTTCAATGTGTACTGTGAACTGACCTCAG GAGGTTCAACAGTCATCCAGCGCAGGGAGGAGGGGTCCGTGGATTTTGACCAGACATGGGAGAAGTACGAGAAAGGATTTGGGGATCTGGAAA GAGAGTTCTGGCTGGGCCTGATAAAGATCCACAGCCTGGCTGGCCAGGGTGACTCCATCCTGCGCATTGAGTTGGAGGACTGGAAGGAGGACAGGAGGTCAGTAGAGTACCAGTTCACCATGGAGGGAGCCCAGGCCCACTACACCCTCCACCTCACCCACCTGTCTGGAGATCTGCCTAACGCCATGGGCAACCACACCAGGTTCTCCACCAAGGACCGAGACAACCACCAGGACTCAAACTGCGCCAAAAACTACACAG GTGGCTGGTGGTTCAACGCCTGTGGCGACACCAACCTGAACGGCAGGTACATGTGGCTGAGGTCAAAGGGTCGTTCCATGAGGAAGAAAGGGATCCAATGGAAACCTCTGGGTATCTCCTACTCCCTCAAGACCACCAAGATCTCCATACGACACGTCTGA